The proteins below are encoded in one region of Bacteroidales bacterium:
- a CDS encoding AIR synthase-related protein — protein sequence MSQTSRYTQRGVSSKKEDVHRAIQDFDKGLFPNAFCKILPDFMGGDPEYCVVMHADGAGTKSSLAYMYWKETGDYSVWKGIAQDALIMNVDDMLCVGAVDNMMMSSTIGRNKMKIPGDVLMFILKGFDETINLLSGYGINVYLTGGETADVGDLVRTIIVDSTVVCRMKRTDVIEASIQPGDVIIGLASSGKTVYENEYNGGIGSNGLTSARHDLFVNHLADKYPETYDDLIPKSLIYTGKYQLTQKVEGLETDAGRLLLSPTRTYAPVIKKVLEKYKRHIHGMIHCTGGGQTKVLKFCDDLHIIKDNLFDIPPLFRMIQESADTDWDEMYEVFNMGHRFEIYTEAAHAEGIMTIAEELGVDAKIIGHTEQATGKKLTIKSPYGVFNY from the coding sequence ATGAGCCAAACCTCCAGGTATACACAACGCGGCGTTTCCTCAAAGAAAGAAGATGTTCACCGTGCCATACAGGATTTTGACAAGGGCTTATTCCCCAATGCCTTCTGCAAGATCCTGCCCGATTTTATGGGCGGCGATCCTGAGTATTGCGTCGTGATGCATGCCGATGGCGCCGGGACTAAGTCGTCGCTGGCATACATGTACTGGAAGGAAACCGGCGATTATTCCGTATGGAAGGGAATTGCCCAGGACGCTCTTATCATGAATGTGGACGATATGCTGTGCGTGGGCGCCGTGGATAACATGATGATGTCTTCCACCATCGGGAGGAACAAGATGAAGATCCCCGGCGACGTCCTTATGTTTATACTGAAAGGATTTGATGAAACCATTAATCTTCTGTCAGGTTACGGTATTAACGTTTATCTCACCGGCGGCGAGACAGCTGATGTAGGTGACCTCGTGCGCACCATCATTGTGGATTCCACCGTTGTGTGCCGCATGAAACGGACAGATGTCATTGAAGCATCCATACAGCCGGGCGATGTTATAATCGGTTTAGCCTCTTCGGGTAAGACCGTTTATGAAAATGAATACAACGGAGGCATCGGGAGCAACGGGCTCACTTCAGCAAGGCACGACCTGTTCGTGAATCACCTGGCCGATAAATACCCGGAAACCTATGACGACCTGATACCGAAATCTCTTATATATACCGGTAAATACCAGCTGACGCAAAAAGTTGAGGGACTGGAAACCGATGCAGGCCGGTTGCTTTTGTCGCCGACCCGTACCTATGCGCCTGTTATTAAAAAGGTGCTTGAAAAATACAAACGCCACATTCACGGGATGATCCATTGCACGGGTGGGGGACAAACCAAGGTGTTGAAATTCTGCGATGACCTTCATATTATTAAGGATAACCTTTTTGATATACCGCCCCTGTTCAGGATGATCCAGGAATCGGCTGATACTGACTGGGATGAAATGTATGAAGTGTTCAACATGGGTCACCGTTTTGAGATTTATACAGAAGCCGCTCATGCCGAAGGTATTATGACAATAGCAGAGGAATTAGGCGTTGATGCAAAGATCATCGGGCATACCGAACAGGCTACAGGCAAAAAGCTTACGATTAAAAGCCCTTACGGCGTTTTTAACTATTAA
- the pyrF gene encoding orotidine-5'-phosphate decarboxylase, whose protein sequence is MNAEQLYDQIRKKQSFLCIGLDTEMDKIPEHLRHEENPLFEFNRRIIERTHDLAIAYKPNVAFYECLGASGWTQLELTVNYLRKNYPEIFIIADAKRGDIGNTSRKYAETFFSQMNCDAVTVAPYMGSDSVTPFLGYPGKWVIILALTSNKGADDFQFLRSGNESFFETVLRKTAEWGSPDNIMYVVGATRASMLVKVRETVPHHFLLIPGVGAQGGDLGEVAKYGMNDRCGLIVNSSRAIIYADSTIQFAEVARAKALEVQGEMKRLLKSVM, encoded by the coding sequence ATGAATGCGGAACAGCTATATGACCAGATAAGGAAAAAGCAAAGCTTTCTTTGCATAGGGCTTGACACTGAAATGGACAAGATCCCGGAGCACCTGAGGCATGAGGAAAACCCGCTGTTCGAATTCAACCGCCGGATCATCGAGAGGACCCATGATCTGGCCATTGCCTACAAGCCGAATGTTGCCTTTTACGAGTGCCTTGGCGCATCGGGCTGGACCCAGCTTGAACTTACGGTTAATTATTTAAGGAAGAATTACCCGGAAATATTCATCATAGCCGATGCTAAAAGAGGGGATATCGGCAACACTTCAAGAAAATACGCCGAGACATTCTTTTCACAGATGAATTGTGATGCCGTCACCGTGGCTCCTTACATGGGATCGGATTCCGTTACGCCGTTTCTCGGTTATCCGGGCAAATGGGTTATTATCCTTGCCCTTACTTCAAATAAAGGGGCTGATGATTTCCAGTTTCTGCGGTCGGGAAACGAAAGTTTTTTTGAAACTGTTTTGCGGAAAACGGCAGAATGGGGTAGTCCTGATAATATAATGTATGTGGTGGGCGCAACCCGCGCCTCAATGCTTGTTAAAGTGCGTGAAACCGTTCCGCACCATTTTCTTCTTATCCCGGGTGTGGGCGCACAGGGCGGCGATCTGGGCGAGGTAGCCAAATACGGGATGAATGACCGCTGCGGTCTTATAGTGAATTCTTCAAGAGCAATTATTTACGCTGATTCAACAATACAGTTCGCGGAAGTAGCAAGGGCAAAAGCGTTGGAAGTTCAAGGGGAAATGAAGAGATTGTTGAAAAGCGTTATGTGA
- the prfA gene encoding peptide chain release factor 1, whose product MSKNLILDRLEGVKERFEEVGRLLTAPDIMDDMKRYIQLNKEYKELTPIVAAYKEYKNTLSNIDSAKDILSNEKDDEMREMAKTELDDLTNRVGQMEENLKILLLPADPQDSKNAILEIRAGTGGDEASIFAGDLFRMYSKFCEQKNWKIEITGVAEGTAGGYKEIIVNVKGDGVYGILKYESGVHRVQRVPQTETQGRIHTSAASVVVLPEAEEFDIEMKQEDIRIDRFCSSGPGGQSVNTTYSAVRLTHVPTGVVVSCQDQKSQLKNLEKAMSELRTRLYNIEYQKYIDSIASQRKTMVSTGDRSAKIRTYNYPQGRVTDHRINLTMYNLPNILDGNIEEIISQLQMAENAERLKVSA is encoded by the coding sequence ATGAGTAAAAATTTGATTCTCGACAGGCTCGAGGGTGTAAAGGAAAGATTTGAAGAAGTTGGCAGGTTGCTTACAGCGCCTGATATCATGGATGATATGAAACGATATATCCAGCTGAATAAGGAATACAAGGAACTCACTCCCATTGTCGCTGCTTACAAGGAATATAAAAATACCCTGAGCAACATTGATTCCGCGAAGGATATCCTTTCCAACGAAAAGGATGATGAGATGCGGGAAATGGCAAAGACAGAGCTTGACGATCTAACCAACAGGGTAGGCCAGATGGAGGAAAATCTTAAGATCCTGCTTCTTCCGGCTGACCCCCAGGACAGCAAAAATGCGATTCTTGAAATCAGGGCCGGAACCGGGGGAGATGAGGCCAGCATATTTGCAGGCGACCTTTTCAGGATGTACAGCAAATTCTGTGAGCAGAAAAACTGGAAGATTGAAATTACCGGCGTGGCTGAAGGAACTGCCGGCGGTTACAAGGAAATCATCGTGAATGTAAAAGGCGACGGTGTGTACGGTATTCTGAAATATGAATCGGGTGTTCACCGCGTTCAACGGGTTCCTCAAACTGAAACCCAGGGTAGGATCCATACTTCGGCGGCTTCTGTCGTCGTGCTTCCTGAAGCCGAAGAATTTGATATCGAAATGAAACAGGAGGATATCCGCATTGACCGGTTCTGTTCATCAGGCCCCGGAGGACAATCGGTTAACACAACCTACTCTGCAGTAAGGCTTACACATGTGCCTACCGGCGTGGTTGTATCGTGCCAGGACCAGAAGTCGCAGCTCAAAAACCTTGAAAAAGCCATGTCGGAATTGCGTACAAGGCTTTATAACATCGAATACCAGAAATACATCGACAGCATTGCCAGCCAGAGAAAAACGATGGTTTCAACGGGCGACAGGTCGGCCAAGATCAGGACTTATAATTATCCGCAGGGAAGAGTTACAGACCACCGAATCAACCTGACCATGTATAATTTGCCAAATATACTTGACGGGAATATTGAAGAAATAATCAGTCAGCTCCAGATGGCTGAGAATGCTGAACGACTTAAAGTAAGCGCCTGA